One genomic region from Hyalangium ruber encodes:
- a CDS encoding SDR family oxidoreductase yields the protein MNPEAPSHSGTVALVTGGSRGIGAAIVRRLAKDGAAVAFTYSSSPEKAEEVVREVQAAGGKALAIRADSADAKAVQAAVDETVRKFGRLDVLANNAGILRLGTVDEYSLEDFDRMVAVNVRAVFVAAQAAARHMTRGGRIITIGSISAVRAAFPGSSVYSMTKSAVAGMVRGLAIDLAPRGITVNNVQPGPTATDMNPEDAPYLEAVKGMMPVRRLGGAEEIAGMVAYLASPEAAFVTGSSLTIDGGYIA from the coding sequence ATGAACCCTGAAGCTCCCTCCCATTCAGGCACCGTCGCGCTCGTCACGGGTGGTTCACGCGGCATCGGCGCGGCAATCGTGCGTCGGCTGGCAAAAGACGGCGCGGCGGTGGCCTTCACCTATTCGTCATCGCCAGAAAAGGCGGAAGAGGTGGTGCGTGAGGTCCAGGCCGCTGGGGGCAAGGCCCTGGCGATCCGCGCCGACAGCGCCGATGCCAAGGCGGTCCAAGCGGCGGTGGATGAGACCGTGCGAAAGTTCGGCCGCCTGGATGTGCTGGCGAACAACGCGGGCATCCTGCGCCTGGGCACCGTCGATGAGTATTCGCTCGAGGACTTCGATCGCATGGTGGCGGTCAACGTGCGCGCGGTGTTCGTCGCGGCACAGGCCGCCGCGAGGCACATGACCCGGGGCGGGCGCATCATCACGATTGGGAGCATCTCCGCGGTGCGTGCGGCCTTCCCAGGCTCCAGCGTCTATTCGATGACGAAGTCGGCGGTGGCGGGCATGGTGCGCGGCCTGGCGATCGATCTGGCACCGCGCGGCATCACCGTGAACAACGTGCAGCCCGGCCCGACAGCCACGGACATGAACCCCGAGGATGCGCCGTACTTGGAGGCCGTCAAGGGCATGATGCCGGTGCGCCGGCTGGGGGGGGCTGAAGAGATCGCCGGCATGGTGGCGTACCTGGCCAGTCCCGAGGCGGCCTTCGTGACCGGCTCGAGCCTGACCATCGACGGTGGTTACATCGCCTGA
- a CDS encoding TetR/AcrR family transcriptional regulator, translating into MARSKEFDRDEAVKRAMAVFWEKGYEATSTDDLLRAMGIGRQSMYDTFGDKHRLYLEALQRYQTDGQIELFERFRASASPLAELREFLVAISNGSPAERMRGCLAVNAATEFGRVDPEVAMLIDAGTTHCEAVFARVVQEAKKKGEVGSAVDERAAARFIHSTIRGLRVSAKAGASREALRDIASFAIAGLKGA; encoded by the coding sequence ATGGCGAGGTCCAAGGAATTCGACCGCGATGAGGCGGTGAAGCGCGCGATGGCCGTCTTCTGGGAGAAGGGCTACGAGGCCACCTCGACCGACGACCTGTTGCGAGCGATGGGCATTGGCCGCCAGAGCATGTACGACACCTTCGGCGACAAGCACCGGCTCTACCTGGAAGCGCTGCAGCGATACCAGACGGATGGGCAGATCGAGCTGTTCGAGCGGTTCCGAGCCTCCGCGTCACCATTGGCGGAGCTTCGGGAATTCCTGGTGGCTATCTCGAACGGCTCCCCGGCCGAGCGCATGCGTGGCTGCCTGGCCGTCAACGCGGCCACGGAGTTCGGCCGGGTGGATCCCGAGGTCGCGATGCTGATCGACGCCGGCACCACGCACTGCGAGGCGGTGTTCGCTCGGGTGGTGCAAGAGGCCAAGAAGAAGGGCGAAGTGGGCTCGGCGGTGGATGAACGGGCGGCGGCGCGCTTCATCCATTCGACGATCCGAGGGCTGCGTGTCAGCGCGAAGGCAGGAGCAAGCCGTGAAGCGCTTCGCGACATCGCCTCGTTCGCCATCGCGGGCCTGAAGGGCGCGTGA
- a CDS encoding MAPEG family protein — protein sequence MANPILGTTLMSVPVTALYGAFSALILVALGINVSRVRGKYKTFRGDGGHVELQGAIRAHGNATEHVPLMLILLLVAELCGGSSTVLHIFGGAVVVARLLHAGGLMGSIQAAQISGALGTYLIEAGLAIYALVLRPWG from the coding sequence ATGGCCAATCCGATTCTAGGAACGACGCTGATGTCCGTCCCGGTGACCGCGCTCTACGGAGCCTTCAGTGCCCTGATCTTGGTGGCGCTGGGCATCAACGTCAGCCGCGTGCGAGGCAAGTACAAGACGTTCCGCGGTGACGGAGGGCATGTGGAGCTGCAAGGGGCCATCCGCGCGCACGGCAACGCCACGGAGCACGTGCCGCTGATGTTGATCCTGCTGCTGGTCGCCGAGCTGTGCGGGGGGTCTTCGACGGTGCTCCACATCTTCGGTGGGGCGGTGGTGGTGGCGCGGCTGCTCCATGCGGGCGGTCTGATGGGGAGCATCCAGGCGGCACAGATCTCTGGCGCGCTGGGGACGTACCTCATCGAGGCGGGCCTGGCGATCTACGCCCTGGTGCTTCGTCCCTGGGGCTGA
- a CDS encoding DUF2378 family protein translates to MAASPQNEPVVFSQMLEALIVYAMQGRLNDAALRRIEAAGIDLSQSLMVAYPLTVWYDVVLACSELLFPDQPQTEALYAIGKKIAHGYAHTNMGKALFANLRVQGWQRAVGNLARALRTGGNFLAAHANELPGGGFEVSVEILPEFHAALGGHPGVDSNFMRGFLDASAELIRGAQSPTFTLTGVDRQARRATYLVRESA, encoded by the coding sequence ATGGCGGCCTCTCCCCAGAACGAGCCCGTGGTCTTCAGCCAGATGCTGGAGGCGCTCATCGTCTACGCCATGCAGGGGCGGCTCAATGACGCGGCCCTGCGGCGCATCGAGGCCGCGGGGATCGACCTGAGCCAGTCCCTCATGGTCGCCTACCCCCTCACCGTCTGGTACGACGTCGTGCTGGCCTGCTCGGAGCTGCTCTTCCCGGACCAGCCCCAGACCGAGGCCCTGTACGCCATCGGCAAGAAGATCGCCCACGGCTACGCCCACACCAACATGGGCAAGGCGCTCTTCGCCAACCTCCGGGTGCAGGGCTGGCAGCGCGCGGTGGGCAACCTGGCGAGAGCCCTCCGCACGGGCGGCAACTTCCTGGCGGCTCACGCCAACGAGTTGCCCGGTGGGGGCTTCGAGGTGAGCGTCGAGATCCTCCCGGAGTTCCACGCCGCCCTGGGCGGCCACCCCGGCGTGGATTCGAACTTCATGCGCGGCTTCCTGGATGCGTCGGCGGAGCTCATTCGCGGCGCGCAGAGCCCCACCTTCACGCTCACCGGCGTCGACCGTCAGGCCCGCCGCGCCACCTACCTCGTCCGCGAGTCCGCCTGA
- the pbpC gene encoding penicillin-binding protein 1C → MRLPRITKRRLAVGLMLLLTLVGVGLAAAWLVPLPARLSSSHSVVIEYRDGTPAHVFLAPDERWRVPTRTQDVDPAYLRALLALEDKRFPWHPGVDPLAVGRAVVSNVMKGRRVSGASTLTMQLVRVLEPRPRTLTSKVIESFRAMQLELRMSKEDLLAAYLQFVPYGRNVEGVEAAALAYFGHRATNLSPAEIATLLAVPQNPNRRFPTPENAARLKAARDEVARRLLEEGALPLGPTGAAAAPEAVLAEVRSTSVPKTLTAFPREAPHAAMWLRAQRPDESRLRTTLDAGTQRLAERQMRDAAAELATRGVHNGVAVVVDHERAEVLALVGSFDFFDKRHGGQIIGFATPRSPGSALKPLLYSMAIDRGVALPEYLVADIPESYGGYMPRNFDGRFMGLVRMEYALSQSLNIPFVRLLRSLGVERFLGTLRMAGVDSLRPEPGYYGLSAAVGGLEVTPLELAGLYVALAQDGRSRPLKVLEDGKPDTEPRELFTPGAAWLTRRALALRDRPDFPSRRKLTGMPAQVHWKTGTSFGHRDAWAAGSGPRHTAVVWLGNFDSSPSVHLVGADAAGPILFDLLEAVGPRGKASESEDSVPPSDLARVEVCAYSGHLPTDACSDRREVFARRSAVPTQPCPYHQKVEVDARTGLAVSPVCRAGREVEERMYLTWPASIRRWLTEQHRSLPTPPAYAPGCEPGGAEHPPEILSPAEGQVALLIPGVSPEQQEVPLEAEAAHDRELTWFVNGSFLGKARADERLWWTPAPGTHEILVSDDRGLSSRRLLVVRQRR, encoded by the coding sequence ATGCGTCTTCCTCGCATCACGAAGAGACGGCTTGCCGTGGGGCTGATGCTCCTCCTCACCCTGGTTGGGGTGGGGCTGGCAGCGGCGTGGCTCGTGCCGCTGCCCGCACGGTTGTCGTCATCGCACTCGGTCGTCATCGAGTACCGGGACGGCACGCCCGCGCACGTGTTCCTCGCGCCGGACGAGCGCTGGCGCGTGCCCACCCGGACGCAGGACGTTGACCCTGCGTACCTCCGGGCGCTGCTGGCCCTGGAGGACAAGCGCTTCCCCTGGCACCCCGGGGTGGATCCGTTGGCCGTGGGGCGCGCGGTGGTGTCCAACGTGATGAAGGGCCGCCGGGTGTCGGGGGCCTCCACGCTCACCATGCAGTTGGTGCGTGTGCTGGAGCCCCGGCCTCGCACGCTCACCTCCAAGGTGATCGAATCCTTCCGGGCGATGCAGCTCGAGCTGCGCATGTCCAAGGAGGACCTGCTCGCGGCCTACCTCCAGTTCGTCCCCTACGGGCGCAACGTGGAGGGGGTGGAGGCCGCGGCGCTGGCCTACTTCGGGCACCGCGCCACGAACCTGAGCCCCGCGGAGATCGCCACCTTGCTGGCGGTGCCGCAGAACCCGAACCGGCGCTTCCCCACGCCGGAGAACGCGGCGCGGCTGAAGGCGGCGCGGGACGAGGTGGCGCGGCGGCTCCTGGAGGAGGGTGCGCTGCCGCTGGGGCCCACGGGAGCGGCGGCGGCCCCCGAGGCGGTGCTGGCCGAGGTGCGCTCCACTTCCGTGCCGAAGACCCTGACGGCCTTTCCCCGGGAGGCGCCTCACGCGGCCATGTGGCTGCGGGCACAGCGGCCGGACGAGTCCCGGCTGCGGACCACGCTGGATGCGGGCACGCAGCGGCTGGCCGAGCGGCAGATGCGAGACGCGGCGGCGGAGCTGGCCACGCGGGGCGTCCACAACGGGGTGGCGGTGGTGGTGGACCACGAGCGTGCGGAGGTGCTGGCGCTGGTGGGCAGCTTCGACTTCTTCGACAAACGGCACGGCGGGCAGATCATCGGCTTCGCCACGCCGCGCTCGCCCGGCTCGGCGCTCAAGCCGCTGCTCTATTCCATGGCGATCGACCGGGGCGTGGCGCTGCCGGAGTACCTGGTGGCGGACATCCCCGAGTCCTACGGCGGCTACATGCCGCGCAACTTCGACGGGCGCTTCATGGGGCTGGTGCGCATGGAGTACGCGCTGTCCCAGTCGCTCAACATCCCCTTCGTGCGGCTGCTGCGGAGCCTGGGCGTGGAGCGCTTCCTGGGCACGCTGCGGATGGCGGGCGTGGACAGCCTGCGGCCCGAGCCGGGCTACTACGGCCTCTCCGCGGCGGTGGGAGGCTTGGAGGTGACGCCGCTGGAGCTGGCCGGGCTGTACGTGGCGCTGGCGCAGGATGGGCGCTCCCGCCCGCTGAAGGTGCTGGAGGACGGCAAGCCGGACACCGAGCCCCGCGAGCTGTTCACCCCCGGGGCGGCCTGGCTCACCCGGCGGGCGCTGGCGCTGAGGGACCGGCCGGACTTCCCCTCGCGGCGCAAGCTCACGGGCATGCCCGCGCAGGTGCATTGGAAGACGGGGACGAGCTTTGGCCACCGGGACGCGTGGGCGGCGGGCTCGGGGCCTCGGCACACGGCGGTGGTGTGGCTGGGCAACTTCGACAGCTCACCCAGCGTACACCTGGTGGGCGCGGATGCGGCGGGGCCGATCCTCTTCGACCTCCTGGAGGCGGTGGGGCCTCGTGGGAAGGCCTCGGAGAGCGAGGACTCGGTGCCTCCGTCGGACCTGGCCCGGGTGGAGGTGTGCGCCTACTCGGGGCACCTGCCCACGGACGCGTGCTCCGACCGACGGGAGGTGTTCGCGCGGCGCTCGGCGGTGCCCACGCAGCCCTGCCCCTATCATCAGAAGGTGGAGGTGGACGCGAGGACGGGGCTGGCGGTGAGCCCTGTGTGCCGGGCCGGACGCGAGGTGGAGGAGCGGATGTACCTCACGTGGCCGGCGAGCATCCGCCGCTGGCTGACGGAGCAGCACCGCAGCCTGCCCACGCCTCCCGCCTACGCGCCCGGGTGCGAGCCGGGCGGCGCCGAGCACCCGCCGGAGATCCTCTCCCCGGCCGAGGGGCAGGTGGCGCTCCTCATCCCCGGCGTTTCTCCAGAGCAGCAGGAGGTACCGCTGGAGGCCGAGGCCGCGCATGACCGGGAGCTGACGTGGTTCGTCAACGGGAGCTTCCTGGGCAAGGCCCGCGCGGACGAGCGGCTGTGGTGGACGCCCGCACCCGGCACGCATGAGATCCTCGTGTCCGATGACCGGGGTCTCAGCTCTCGGCGGCTGCTGGTGGTACGCCAGCGTCGCTGA
- a CDS encoding MG2 domain-containing protein → MGPQSVVTPSPLRSARARWLVAALLVGTALAGCKKEEPGGSTPATPTPGTSTSTPPAPSGSTPQGPQASVEPPKPESFTPSIKELGPEGVVPEQVVFEFTRNVDYSDGEGKKGTVITFSPEVSGRIEHYRTASVLVFKPTDSFELGKTYTVTLESVETPSGLVKAPSPEAWRHTFTTPNFAFVRMAPQQVDTVKGQVSVELVFSGPVDVAAVKRFGSFQVEGKPLSDVKFSTHANSRYIINAQLSNSQLRPGATVRFALKPGLTSPKGGGKAPAAEDTFELLGGKRLDITGVAVSEGNTGFYLEVSCRDVEMEAPPSPDQDEYDDYYYDNSNQGCTLDDGVAADAIRFTPAVKFSTSPSRRGFRIFGDFKRGTYTMKLAAGTLSEGGGRLLSNFENRYSISPRKPQVGFTSAGRYLPRNAWRNLPLTHLNVDSAELVIRHVPPENLVFWMSDDNREAADERTSNVLIKKTIPLKGADDTLTTTYLDVASMVPATTKGVVDISVSRDEAKAGARILLTNLSLVAKRGGIVTGSQPQEEIRVWALGMESTEPLSGVEVTAVKKSGQVVARCTTSGADGCQLQVPAQTVDASAPFALIARKDEELTYLKYSELKTEIANSDVQGEPYRAQAAYRASIYSDRGVYRPGDTAHVAAVLRDAENKAPASGMPVELRVIDPREREFKKVTVKTNEAGLVALDVPFEAFQDTGSYRVSLRVADREVAFYGLQVEEFVPERMKVTASVDKPGYAQGAPVPVKVEAAYLFGGSAEGSPVEVTCRLEPSDFKPKENANFTYGVWRQKATEAKAVTLGQVKADLDAKGQGLLDCPAQQATGGFKGPAKLVAQVSVFEAGSGRSTFGEATVPMHPEAYYVGLQSGVQKVTAGKPFTVTGVVVDWEGRPVIDAKSVKPLDVEYLRLEEEYGYYYDESEGYERYQRYLRPVREGRGVAKVEGGKFQLQVTPAQDAAGYIVRVRSGGAQTDLQLEGQGRYYWYGEGEARVDQTPRPLKPSSIALELPRLGKVGEAVSVKFKAPHRGRVLLTAETDQIIAAEWKAVEPGEVTWSFTPKAFAPNVYVSAFLVKDPHLESAEAFMPDRAFGVGNVMLEPTEFTQAVKMDVPKEVRSNSALTVNLDLGPVEGPTFATVAVVDEGILSLTRFQSPDPLKELFAKRALGVETYETIGWTLLVPPGGNSRSTGGDEGGAAGRVQPVKPVALWSGVVAVPASGKVSIPFQLPLYRGAVRVMAVTTSPKRVGKASAQVVVKDPLVLQATLPRFLTQNDEIQIPVFLTNLSGSAQDVKVTLTAENLPVPGLAMPAGAMSSPLQMLGKSEGRVRLEDGKATTLVFQARAATAVGAARLKVTAEGGGHTAFEQLDVPMLPAGPRERLVQRIELAQGRTDLAQYLQGWVPTTERSTFWVTTNPYAESMQHLSYLVRYPYGCIEQTTSSTRPLLFVSQLMDNVDPTVTANKKVEDMVMAGINRLLSMQTPSGGFAYWPGNTEPVAWGTAYATHMLLDAQKLKYPVPQDRLDDALAWMGQELNRKEGGVKDNYYGHEAEPYMHYVLAMSGKGRKARVQKLIDGLAAKKTLEGEEREHDHMLKAALYLAGDRRYEKELRTPDLSPVTDERRNNWSFYSDRRRRGLMLSTFQDLFGNDAAGEPLANQVAQALQGHSSYWYTTQELVWGITGLGKRVSGAASSFTPPTLMADGKEVAAQVKENAKTARASDRTWALARASERKGLTLDLKEKGEGKLYLIVNSDGVRTNSTVKTGGQGLAISRSYRKLDGSTFGVGDAVNLADMVYVEISIKNTTGERVQNIALVDRLPAGWEIENARLGRGGSVEWASADEMWSADYVNIRDDRMEVFGSLESGETKKVVYAVRAVTAGKFTLPAVEAEAMYDPRIWARDAGQSVEVSGPWKDYLL, encoded by the coding sequence ATGGGTCCGCAGTCAGTCGTGACGCCGAGTCCGCTTCGCTCCGCCCGTGCGCGGTGGCTGGTCGCGGCGCTGTTGGTGGGCACCGCGCTCGCCGGTTGTAAGAAGGAAGAGCCAGGGGGCTCCACCCCCGCAACGCCCACTCCGGGCACTTCCACGTCCACGCCCCCCGCGCCCAGCGGGAGCACCCCCCAGGGGCCGCAGGCGAGCGTGGAGCCCCCCAAGCCCGAGTCGTTCACCCCCTCCATCAAGGAACTGGGCCCCGAGGGTGTCGTCCCCGAGCAGGTGGTGTTCGAGTTCACCCGCAACGTCGACTACTCCGACGGCGAGGGGAAGAAGGGCACCGTCATCACCTTCTCGCCCGAGGTCTCGGGCCGGATCGAGCACTACCGCACCGCCTCCGTGCTCGTCTTCAAGCCCACGGACAGCTTCGAGCTGGGCAAGACGTACACCGTCACCCTCGAGTCCGTGGAGACGCCCTCGGGCCTGGTGAAGGCTCCCTCTCCCGAGGCGTGGCGCCACACCTTCACCACCCCGAACTTCGCCTTCGTCCGGATGGCCCCGCAGCAGGTGGACACCGTCAAGGGCCAGGTGTCCGTGGAGCTCGTCTTCTCCGGCCCGGTGGACGTGGCCGCCGTGAAGCGCTTCGGCAGCTTCCAGGTGGAGGGCAAGCCCCTCTCCGACGTGAAGTTCAGCACCCACGCCAACAGCCGCTACATCATCAACGCGCAGCTCTCCAATTCGCAGCTGCGCCCGGGCGCTACCGTGCGCTTCGCGCTCAAGCCGGGGCTGACCTCGCCCAAGGGTGGAGGTAAGGCGCCCGCGGCCGAGGACACCTTCGAGCTGCTGGGAGGCAAGCGCCTGGACATCACCGGCGTCGCCGTCAGCGAGGGCAACACCGGCTTCTACCTGGAGGTGAGCTGCCGCGACGTGGAGATGGAAGCGCCGCCCAGCCCGGACCAGGACGAGTACGACGACTACTACTACGACAACAGCAACCAGGGTTGCACCCTGGATGATGGCGTGGCCGCCGACGCCATCCGCTTCACCCCGGCCGTGAAGTTCTCCACCTCCCCGTCGCGGCGCGGCTTCCGCATCTTCGGAGACTTCAAGCGCGGCACGTACACGATGAAGCTCGCCGCGGGCACCCTCTCGGAGGGTGGGGGCCGGCTGCTCTCCAACTTCGAGAACCGCTACTCCATCAGCCCGCGCAAGCCGCAGGTGGGCTTCACCTCCGCCGGCCGCTACCTGCCGCGCAACGCCTGGCGCAACCTGCCGCTGACGCACCTCAACGTGGACTCGGCGGAGCTCGTCATCCGCCACGTGCCGCCCGAGAACCTCGTCTTCTGGATGAGCGACGACAACCGGGAGGCCGCCGACGAGCGCACCTCCAACGTCCTCATCAAGAAGACGATCCCCCTCAAGGGCGCCGATGACACGCTGACCACCACCTACCTGGACGTGGCCAGCATGGTGCCGGCCACCACCAAGGGTGTGGTGGATATCTCCGTCAGCCGGGACGAGGCGAAGGCCGGCGCGCGCATTCTGCTCACCAACCTGAGCCTGGTGGCCAAGCGTGGAGGAATCGTCACCGGTTCCCAGCCGCAGGAGGAGATCCGCGTGTGGGCGCTCGGCATGGAGTCCACCGAGCCGCTGTCGGGCGTGGAGGTGACGGCGGTGAAGAAGAGCGGGCAGGTGGTGGCCCGCTGCACCACCAGCGGCGCGGATGGATGCCAGCTCCAGGTCCCCGCGCAGACGGTGGACGCGAGCGCCCCGTTCGCCCTCATCGCGCGCAAGGACGAGGAGCTCACGTACCTGAAGTACAGCGAGCTGAAGACGGAGATCGCCAACTCGGACGTGCAGGGCGAGCCGTACCGCGCCCAGGCGGCCTACCGCGCCTCCATCTACTCGGACCGGGGCGTGTACCGGCCGGGGGACACCGCCCACGTGGCGGCGGTGCTGCGCGACGCGGAGAACAAGGCGCCGGCGTCCGGCATGCCGGTGGAGCTGCGCGTGATTGATCCGCGTGAGCGCGAGTTCAAGAAGGTGACGGTGAAGACGAACGAGGCGGGCCTGGTGGCGCTGGATGTGCCCTTCGAGGCCTTCCAGGACACGGGCAGCTACCGTGTGTCGCTGCGCGTGGCGGACCGCGAGGTGGCCTTCTACGGGCTGCAGGTGGAGGAGTTCGTCCCCGAGCGCATGAAGGTGACGGCGAGCGTGGACAAGCCCGGCTACGCGCAGGGCGCTCCGGTGCCGGTGAAGGTGGAGGCGGCGTACCTGTTCGGCGGCTCGGCCGAGGGCAGCCCGGTGGAGGTGACGTGCCGGCTGGAGCCCTCCGACTTCAAGCCGAAGGAGAACGCGAACTTCACCTACGGCGTGTGGCGGCAGAAGGCCACCGAGGCCAAGGCCGTCACCCTGGGCCAGGTGAAGGCGGACCTGGATGCCAAGGGGCAGGGGCTGCTGGACTGTCCGGCGCAGCAGGCCACGGGTGGCTTCAAGGGCCCGGCGAAGCTGGTGGCGCAGGTCAGCGTCTTCGAGGCGGGCAGCGGCCGCTCCACGTTCGGCGAGGCCACGGTGCCCATGCACCCGGAGGCCTACTACGTGGGGCTCCAGTCCGGCGTGCAGAAGGTGACCGCGGGCAAGCCCTTCACCGTCACCGGCGTGGTGGTGGACTGGGAGGGCCGGCCCGTCATCGACGCCAAGAGCGTCAAGCCGCTGGACGTGGAGTACCTGCGGCTGGAGGAGGAGTACGGCTACTACTATGACGAGTCGGAGGGCTATGAGCGCTACCAGCGCTACCTGCGCCCGGTGCGCGAGGGCCGCGGCGTCGCGAAGGTGGAGGGCGGCAAGTTCCAGCTCCAGGTGACGCCGGCGCAGGACGCCGCGGGCTACATCGTCCGGGTGCGCTCCGGCGGGGCGCAGACGGACCTCCAGCTCGAGGGCCAGGGTCGCTATTACTGGTACGGCGAGGGCGAGGCGCGCGTGGACCAGACGCCGCGCCCGCTCAAGCCCTCCTCCATCGCCCTGGAGCTGCCGCGCCTGGGCAAGGTGGGCGAGGCCGTGAGCGTGAAGTTCAAGGCTCCGCACCGGGGCCGGGTGCTGCTCACCGCGGAGACGGACCAGATCATCGCCGCCGAGTGGAAGGCGGTGGAGCCGGGCGAGGTGACGTGGAGCTTCACGCCCAAGGCCTTCGCTCCCAACGTCTACGTGAGCGCCTTCCTGGTGAAGGATCCGCACCTCGAGTCGGCCGAGGCCTTCATGCCGGACCGGGCCTTCGGCGTGGGCAACGTCATGCTGGAGCCCACCGAGTTCACCCAGGCGGTGAAGATGGACGTGCCCAAGGAGGTCCGCTCCAACAGCGCCCTCACTGTGAACCTGGACCTGGGCCCGGTGGAGGGCCCCACCTTCGCCACGGTGGCGGTGGTGGACGAGGGCATCCTCTCGCTCACGCGCTTCCAGAGCCCGGATCCGCTCAAGGAGCTGTTCGCCAAGCGCGCCCTGGGCGTGGAGACGTACGAGACCATCGGCTGGACGCTGCTGGTGCCGCCAGGAGGCAACTCGCGCTCCACGGGTGGTGACGAGGGCGGCGCGGCGGGCCGGGTGCAGCCGGTCAAGCCGGTGGCGCTGTGGAGCGGCGTGGTGGCGGTGCCGGCCAGCGGCAAGGTGAGCATTCCCTTCCAGCTTCCGTTGTACCGCGGCGCGGTGCGGGTGATGGCCGTCACCACGAGCCCCAAGCGCGTGGGCAAGGCCAGCGCCCAGGTGGTGGTGAAGGACCCGCTGGTGCTCCAGGCCACGCTGCCGCGCTTCCTCACGCAGAACGACGAGATCCAGATCCCCGTGTTCCTCACCAACCTGTCGGGCAGCGCGCAGGACGTGAAGGTGACGCTCACGGCGGAGAACCTCCCGGTGCCGGGCCTGGCGATGCCGGCGGGCGCCATGAGCTCGCCGCTGCAGATGCTGGGCAAGAGCGAGGGCCGGGTGCGGCTGGAGGACGGCAAGGCCACCACGCTCGTCTTCCAGGCGCGGGCGGCCACGGCGGTGGGCGCGGCGCGGCTGAAGGTGACGGCCGAGGGCGGCGGGCACACGGCGTTCGAGCAGCTCGACGTGCCCATGCTGCCGGCGGGCCCGCGTGAGCGCCTGGTGCAGCGCATCGAGCTGGCCCAGGGCCGCACGGATCTGGCGCAGTACCTCCAGGGCTGGGTGCCCACCACCGAGCGCAGCACGTTCTGGGTGACGACCAACCCCTACGCCGAGTCCATGCAGCACCTGAGCTACCTGGTGCGCTACCCCTACGGCTGCATCGAGCAGACGACGTCCTCCACACGCCCGCTGCTGTTCGTCTCGCAGCTCATGGACAACGTGGACCCGACGGTGACGGCCAACAAGAAGGTGGAGGACATGGTGATGGCGGGCATCAACCGCCTGCTCTCCATGCAGACGCCCTCGGGTGGTTTCGCCTACTGGCCCGGCAACACCGAGCCGGTGGCCTGGGGCACCGCCTACGCCACGCACATGCTCCTGGATGCCCAGAAGCTCAAGTACCCCGTGCCGCAGGACCGGCTGGACGACGCGCTGGCGTGGATGGGCCAGGAGCTCAACCGCAAGGAGGGCGGCGTCAAGGACAACTATTACGGCCACGAGGCCGAGCCCTACATGCACTACGTGCTGGCGATGTCCGGCAAGGGCCGCAAGGCGCGGGTGCAGAAGCTCATCGACGGGCTGGCGGCGAAGAAGACGCTCGAGGGCGAGGAGCGCGAGCACGACCACATGCTCAAGGCCGCGCTCTACCTGGCCGGAGACCGGCGCTATGAGAAGGAGCTGCGCACGCCGGACCTCTCGCCCGTCACCGACGAGCGGCGCAACAACTGGTCGTTCTACTCGGACCGCCGCCGCCGGGGGCTCATGCTGAGCACCTTCCAGGACCTGTTCGGCAACGACGCGGCGGGAGAGCCGCTGGCCAACCAGGTGGCGCAGGCGCTCCAGGGGCACTCCAGCTACTGGTACACCACGCAGGAGCTGGTGTGGGGCATCACCGGCCTGGGCAAGCGCGTGTCCGGCGCGGCCTCCAGCTTCACGCCGCCCACGCTCATGGCGGACGGCAAGGAGGTGGCGGCCCAGGTGAAGGAGAACGCGAAGACGGCCCGGGCCTCCGACCGCACGTGGGCGCTGGCCCGCGCCAGCGAGCGCAAGGGGCTCACCCTGGATCTGAAGGAGAAGGGCGAGGGCAAGCTCTACCTCATCGTCAACAGCGACGGCGTGCGCACGAACAGCACCGTGAAGACGGGCGGGCAGGGACTGGCGATCAGCCGCTCGTACCGCAAGCTCGACGGCTCGACCTTCGGCGTGGGCGATGCGGTGAACCTGGCGGACATGGTCTACGTGGAGATCTCCATCAAGAACACCACCGGCGAGCGCGTCCAGAACATCGCGCTGGTGGACCGGCTGCCGGCCGGCTGGGAGATCGAGAACGCGCGCCTGGGCCGTGGGGGCAGCGTGGAGTGGGCGAGCGCCGATGAGATGTGGAGCGCCGACTACGTGAACATCCGCGATGACCGGATGGAGGTCTTCGGCAGCCTGGAGTCGGGCGAGACGAAGAAGGTGGTGTACGCGGTGCGCGCGGTGACGGCGGGCAAGTTCACGCTGCCGGCGGTGGAGGCGGAGGCGATGTACGACCCCCGCATCTGGGCGCGTGATGCGGGCCAGTCGGTGGAAGTGTCCGGCCCCTGGAAGGACTACCTGCTGTAG